AACGTTCCGATTGCTGTCTTTGTCTAAAGCGTCATAATGGAGGAGATCATTGGAGCAATTAAACGGGGTACAAGAACCCCACGGAACGACCAATATAATGTCCCAACTAGTACGTAGCCTGTGTCACACGGTCCGAATTTGTAAACCAAAATGGGAACCTACGGAGAAAAGGTATAATTGAAATGtttgtgcctcttctgtgtttgggacccactcctggttatggtcttacaaatactgatgcaaaaatactaaccatgtgaaagaggccttatagccaTTCAGTTGGCCTGATCTGGGCACTTATAGAAGCCATGGTGCAATAGTTGTCTGCAGTGATACAGTCCGAGCGGAGAGCACGGAGCTTGTGTAGCGGCTCATGGAGTTCCTGTAGTTCTATACTACAGAGCCATAGGCATAGTGCAAAAGTATGGAGCCTCCATACTGCACCGTCTTATGTGAATGTTTTTCTATATGGTTGTAAGGAACAATATCTCACTTATATTGCATCTGACGGACCACGTCACAAGTTGTTTGCCTGTATATGAAATCAGAGGCTTACCTCATTATTCAAAGTGACACCAGTGGAacccattgacttataatggaCGCTGTTGGGTTTCATCATGGTGTCACCGATGCACGGTGCATGTTTTTTCGGGAAATATGGCAGAATCTGAGGCAGatcctccaatgcagatgtgaacatagcctaaagtAAAGTTTGTCATCTTTCTCTGATTTGGGACTTGCGTGATCTAGTGTTAGTCATTATGACTTTTTGGAGATGATCTGTGGTTCATAGAGTAAGGGCCCTTTTACATGTTTGCTGATGATTTGGATAATTTATGAGGAGGAACATTTGTCGgaatgttcattcctgataattggcccttGTCAATGGGCCACTGATTGCATATTTTATGTAACACCTAAAATCATTGTTTGTCGGAAACACAAACTGGGATATGCTGCCGAGAGACactgaatctgtatggggatgaatggtCACAGTAgcgattgttcatccccataccGAGAGAACGAGCCGGCAAGCATAGGGAACAAGTGGTTCACCAAGTATTAGGCAAAAGGATATCCTTTGGCATATGTTCTGTTAATGAAGTCAGGAGGTTTTCCATGCCGGACATACAGGTGAAAGATGGTGGGAACCTAATCTTACACAAGCTGgaaagaaaaatggctgaatgATTAGTTGCAATCATATTTCTTCATGCATGGTGCTCCTTATTATCCTCGGTTACAGTACGTTGTCAGACATTGGGCAAAGACTCAATGTTGGCTCTAGGGCGTTGCTTACTCCTCAGGTTTTATTGAAGAAAGGAGAAGAAATTTAACTTTCTGTTCTGTTTGCTGATTTGGGACTTTCGGGTTATTAGAAAAGTCTGCATTGTTGCTACAAAGTTATTGCCTTAATGATTACAGGAATCTGATATTTACACTTTCCAAGAAATCTGTCTCCGCTAGAAAAGTCGAGCAGTCTTCAGAAATTTATATGCGGCATCAATTAACTGTACACAGGGAGAACCTTCCGTCAATAGGTGTATATCCAGTGATCCAGAAAGACTCAGTgtattcaaaaataaaatctagaGCAAATAAGTCATCACTTTCTTTCACACTATGGTAAATTAACTATGAGGAGCAAGGCATGAAAGATTTATTTTATTAGAAAGAACAAAATGGAGTCTGTGGGTAGCCTCGTACCcagctattaaaaaaatataataaatggagatcgcatCAGCCCACCTGTCTTCTTGAAAAGCATGAACAAGCTGGGCCGGCTCTCAGATTCGATAAGATTTCCAGCACACACAGGTTATTATTTCACTACACATAACATATTGAGATGCAAACCTCTTATGCATGTCTAGAAAGATCTATGATTAAGAGTGAGGTCTTGCTCGAAACGCATAAGTGGTTTGATTTCAATTAGTTATATGGGTCGACGTGGTTTATTTTTGTAATGGTCAGGTAATCTCCAATGTATGGGCAATGACATACCTATTGAGCTGTGAGCGGAGGTAAGGGTTGCAACTAGATCCAGGTGCCTTACGAGAACCAAAGGCCTTCTGCCACAATAGAGTATACCAGTACTAGATATAGCACTGATTCATTTCTTAAAATATCTCGGTAGCAGCCAGAGTGCCATATTTTTGCTACAAAGCTCCATATATTTTCTGAATACGCATAGAGATGGACTATAACAttatggctgcctgcagccaccactagatggagcttagGAGCATAGCGTGTACTGTTTATGTATTGGACTCATGGTGGTCTCCACAAGGAGAAATGTTATCCCAGACCAATGTCAAAGGCCTCTCATGAAGCCACTCAGTCCTGCTCTGCATACAGGAGGGGCAAAACccacaaaacagctgtctgcagatgggcTTTTTTCTTATGGAAAATATCCTAGTTTTTACCTTTTATAACCCAAGTCATGTTCTaagacagggatgctcaacccttggccctccaactgttgcaaaactacaaagtCAAAAGTTGAACAGTTCTGAATGCCGGGGCCTATTATTTTAAAGGTGTCTGTGGCCATTTGGACATAATTTAGTCATTCATGGTCAAGTAGATGTTATAGGAGAAAACAATACTCATCAAATGTCTTAAATATAGTTCTGAAGCCTCCAATCCATTTGATATTTTTCCGGCATCTTGCCTTTTAATTTACCGGTAAGTCCTTTTTAATTTTAGCACGAGGATGACTGGCATGGTTGCTGATGTGCTGTAATTAATGATACAGTGCTTTGTTCCAGTGTTTTATTTTCTTCTTTGGTTGCTGGATTTCTGATGGTTTACACAGAAAGTCACGCAAGGCTAAGTATTTGGCCGTCCTTAAGCGTGCTAAACACTtgtgatacaatgtacagtatgcGTAAATGGAGTGTGTGTATGTTAAGTGTATTCTAAACCCCAGGAGCCTGGATCAAATGCCAGCTGTTACATCAGTCCTGGTTGTAATCTTGCATACTACTCTGTGACCTTGACATTGTCGTTGAGGGCTTACCCTGCGTTACATCTATTTTTAAAGGTGATTTAAGTTGAATGTGTGGTGTTTAACCTTCCAGCACTTTTTAAGGATATATACAAATATTATACATGGTAGATTACAAAGTAGAGAGAAAAATAATAGTTTCAGTTTTATTTCCTAATTAATGATTGATTGAAGTGGTTTGTCAGAGCTAAAGGTGTCCATACACAttaaataaaggggttgtcccacaaaaaatagtctacagtttttaaaccagtgcttgggtctgaatacttttgtaattgcatgtaattcaatTTTTTGTATAGCCACTTGTTCCCTGAAAtctatctatatagcgccacctgcactttgtcctttttctaacttctctgtccagctcactgaggtggacctacttgctcagttccatccttcctcTGAGCTCAGCTTTTGAagaaaaatctagcagagcaattgctggaatgaatgggcagatctctggatccatgtgaggtacagggctgtttcTAAGTTTGCTAGAAAGAGACTGCCatctactatatgatgtctggtttccatttttttatttcactcatGGTATAGCCTCTTTAACTTCTGACCATTCCTGTTCAATTCAGCAGGATCAGCCTACCATCTAGGGTGTACGGGGGGCCTTCTGACTCTCCTCTGACGGCCGATGTCGAGGAAATAAGAATTGGACAATTGAATCTCAAATGCCTGATTCTTTTCTTCTTGGGGAGACAATCCACCGCCAGAGTTGTTTAGCCATGGCATTCTCCCCTCCCCCATTTATGACATATGCACGATGAGCCATGAGGAAATCTGAAGAGCTAGCTCTCAGTTGAACAAGCTTTTGGCCAACAGATATCTCATGTATGGTCAGTCTTGGTGTACACCTATTCTATCATTACAATTGACCATTAAAGTTTGAGAGTTGACTACGAAATCCCTGGGACTTTTTTGATCATCAGAATTATGACCTCAACTTCAATACTTATCCTAACACAGTACCATATGTATTTGGATGAAGATTAGTGTTGCTTGAACCACCACCAATCAACACTAATGGCCTATGCTAAAGTTAAGCCATCATTTTTTATGTCCTGGAAAACCATTTTTAGTTGGATGGTACCAGTCAAAGGGATTATGTGCATATGAATGGTTTTAAGTACCTGCTAGTTGCTCATGCATGTAATTAATTCTATTTTTTTATCCATTTATAATATTTACGTTTAATATTACATTCCTATGTTAGATTACCTTTTTCTGTTGAGTAGTAATGATTTTATTAGGACCAGTTAAAATGGCATTGTAACTACTTCTGATAATTTAATACTTACacttgttttcttttctttgatTTTAAGGTGATCGATTATTGAAGAATTAAAGCCCTGTTTCCATGGATAAATTGAGAAGATTGTCTTATGTGAGCAGAGTTCTGACAGATTGATACACACCATTTCAACATGTTGCCTCAACACTAATTTGATGGAACATTCGTACTCTTGGCAAAGATTCTTCAGAGGACATCTGTTTGGAAATTAATCGAGAAATGATTTTAAAAACAACATAGATATCTGCTTTAGAAAATTTAGCTTAAATCTTCAGCATTCTCTAAAGTAGGTAAAGACATAGCTTCTACGCATACGTTTGTTGAACATGACTCATGGAGAAGAGCTTAGCTCTGAAATGCAACAGGATCCCATTGTTTTAACGTATCTAGAAGGATTACTAATGCATCAAGCAGCAGGCGGTTCTGTAACAGCGGTGGACAAACACTCGGGCCGTGTAAAAGCAGATGACCACTTTAAGATTTCTGGGAATGTTTTTACGAactgtaagaataatgccccagtGCACAACAGCAGTCAGTCATCCGGCATGTTGCATCTCAAGAAGGCCAGGCTCTTGCAGTCTTCAGAGGACTGGCATGCTGCAAAGAGGAGAAGAATATCTGATTCCGTCAATGGAAATGGCCAGAATGAATCTCTCTTAGCTGGGATGGTTGAAAATGTTCCAAAAGGGAAACAAGATAGCACGTTGCTGGCTTCTTTGCTGCAGTCGTTTAGCTCTAGGCTGCAGAGTGTTGCACTGTCTCAACAGATTAAACAAAGTCTTAAAGACCAAGGATTTTCCCTCACTCAGCAGGGAAACCTGGAAGAAAAGGATAACCAGTGCTATGGTTTGGCTTCAAATCACCTAAAGACTATCTTAAACAAAAGCAAATCTAAAGATAACACAGTGGACAGTAATCTGACTGGTCTGACCAAAGGTTCCATTCAGGAAAAGTTTGTTGAACCTTCTCTTTCTGCACAAAGTAGCACTAAAATAGTAGGTGAGCCAATTTCATGTGCTGCAAGGCTTCAAGCTGTTGCAAATATGGTGGAGAAAAGGTCAAGTCCCACCGCTTCGCCTAAACCAAGTGTGGCCTGTAGTCAGCTTGCTCTTCTGCTTTCCAGCGAGGCACACTTGCAGCAGTACTCCAGAGAACATGCCCTTAAAGCACAGAGCGCAAGTCAGTTAgcaagtgaaaggctggcagcaATGGCAAGATTGAAGGAAAGCTCGGAGAAAGATTTTGGTAGGCTTCAACTGTCATCAAATGTGCCAGCTAGTCTCAATACTCAAGCAAGGACAGTCACCAATGGAATAAGCAATGCAGGCAATAGCTCTCCTTTCTCAAGCACACTTAGTGTTTCAAATTCTCCTCTGAAAACAGTTGGATATAAAAATCATTTGGAAAGGAGCCACGGAAAGCCGTCGCCCAACAACAGTTTACTTTTGCACCTTCTAAAAAGCCAAAATGGTGCAAGTGTTGGAAAaaatctttcacacaatgaaaaATATGCAGCATTTGACGAAAGTGCTACACCTACAACTATAGATGACTGTTCTGATAACAACCCTAGCTTTACAGAGGAGGAGAGCAGTGATGATGAAAGCACTCATTCCAACTGTGTACCTATAGATCTGTCCTTCAAGAACAGAGCAGACAAGCCTCAGATATTACATTCTGCAGCTTCTATTGAAAATTTAACCGAGTCGTTGCTTCACAACTGGGATCCAAAAGTCAATGGAATTGATATCAGCAAAGAAACTAAAGACTCCTCAGTGGATACTACACTAAAACCATATCAAAAGGTTACACTGTTACAACTATTGCTCGGGCATAAAACAGAAGATGTTCCATCAACAATTGAAGCTCTTCAGACCCAACAGAAGGCTTCAGATGTGTCTAAGTTCAGTTTCTCAGCTCCTGGTCCTCTCTCCGAAAGTCCAGGTATACTCAATTCCTCTCCATTAAATGCACTGTCTTTGCACACATCTACAAAAGCAGATTCTCCAATGAACCTAACTCACCAGCCCTTTCCAGCCAAGCCTCCCTTTACTTCTTTCATAAACAACATTCAGACAGAAAGGGTCATAAACTCAGCATCAAGCCATTTGATAGAGCTTACCAGAAACAAAGCAATTCAAACAACTGTCCCACTAGCTAacgaaaacgcacaaaattcatCTTTCAGTGCTAGTAAGTTGTTACAAAATTTAGCTCAATGTGGAAAGTCAACACCCGCTCCTGATGAACTAAGGCAATCTAAATCAGTAGGCCCAACCAATTCCAAACCTTTAGGGTTAATTGAAAGACT
This is a stretch of genomic DNA from Bufo gargarizans isolate SCDJY-AF-19 chromosome 3, ASM1485885v1, whole genome shotgun sequence. It encodes these proteins:
- the NRIP1 gene encoding nuclear receptor-interacting protein 1, with product MTHGEELSSEMQQDPIVLTYLEGLLMHQAAGGSVTAVDKHSGRVKADDHFKISGNVFTNCKNNAPVHNSSQSSGMLHLKKARLLQSSEDWHAAKRRRISDSVNGNGQNESLLAGMVENVPKGKQDSTLLASLLQSFSSRLQSVALSQQIKQSLKDQGFSLTQQGNLEEKDNQCYGLASNHLKTILNKSKSKDNTVDSNLTGLTKGSIQEKFVEPSLSAQSSTKIVGEPISCAARLQAVANMVEKRSSPTASPKPSVACSQLALLLSSEAHLQQYSREHALKAQSASQLASERLAAMARLKESSEKDFGRLQLSSNVPASLNTQARTVTNGISNAGNSSPFSSTLSVSNSPLKTVGYKNHLERSHGKPSPNNSLLLHLLKSQNGASVGKNLSHNEKYAAFDESATPTTIDDCSDNNPSFTEEESSDDESTHSNCVPIDLSFKNRADKPQILHSAASIENLTESLLHNWDPKVNGIDISKETKDSSVDTTLKPYQKVTLLQLLLGHKTEDVPSTIEALQTQQKASDVSKFSFSAPGPLSESPGILNSSPLNALSLHTSTKADSPMNLTHQPFPAKPPFTSFINNIQTERVINSASSHLIELTRNKAIQTTVPLANENAQNSSFSASKLLQNLAQCGKSTPAPDELRQSKSVGPTNSKPLGLIERLNSPLVANSSQTFEESRVFSSPSTPMDSAFPGSEIENLLERRTVLQLLLATPNNKCKTEKVQKPIIKDEVNIDRTEKSPNQQIVAFRIKTEPEDDISAADQEMSTPSPSAASVHKAARPGPEDVRSPHSYPQDFSLSKNGLLSRLLRQNQEAYDTSDLDVNSRHSESRQTDSKIFCNVPKKRKMHQNDPVESQGKMAKRNSPEAGNLQFCTSPSSGEGPILHEDKVNGTKTDHDNKNLTGQNSMNGNKNLSWTRESKGFNVLKQLLLSENCVRDSQHRNNTPVDELIRGNRSNLSGNSDFMLPSLNMFMGKHSHQNNLGQMPFQYPSPLNNSPHSSPDILRNNLPQTESGHMNMCPPPNDKGPIKWVITDMEKNYFGKDSPRLTKTNPILYYMLQRGAHTAASQDLRDRNSWTESLLGQTAEMAYRRESAHSRGTNGIGFTKPPNVVNNTLHNSNSSKYGLLDMLTIKKEPE